In Kitasatospora sp. NA04385, a single genomic region encodes these proteins:
- a CDS encoding glycosyltransferase family 2 protein, translating to MNPPLLAVVTGATAVLAVAAAPLTGGRWRPVLGLVGRALPLLVLAQLWWLVPQAVTLSGGGAGTDFSAQTNVQAWAWTQVRNTLPNILALNAHWGWTHPEYYPFAAAVDRAPWGAARWVPALLALAGAALPPGPRRTRWAVRSLAAATGVLVLLCKGLHPPLAAVNGWLYAHVPGMWLFREPMSKFGVLLVLAVAVPAGAAVQRALDAGRRAPAVAAVAVAAALAHPWPLWTGAVVTQARPPLPSASVAVPADWQRVADAANGSPVPGKVLELPLQGYYQVLTDWGFHGVDDVPRNLLTRPLLQRLPGGYFDNASGPARLLALAERSLAAGDGDAATGALRALGVGQVLLRRDLRSTAGDAVTADPAVLGAALDRLPGARRALATPVADLYELPAPGGGPAALVLDPAADPRTAAEAALHGAATTADPAVPVDAARLAFTAPAPPRCGCARTAARTRRAPTGARALRTCPRAPSGVRPTPGGLRWTACPPGRAGAGPRPAGRRRAGRAAGRPGGAALAAGLAGGRPPGRPRRGGPRRRPRAGGRPAGAGRRRLRRRHLPRGGRKLGAAGGTGYRLCPAAAGRSARRRADRGRGGVPGRRAPDLPVAGRPGPVRGRARAAGRRRLAELPHRTAAGPRHHRRRAVRVRRRGRRPPGRRRLPAPRATALASPPGPRPRRRPVAAARPGPHRVTADPGLPAAGAPVFSALQDCGRTDGRGFAEAGLSATALGPDGVRLTARAHTACVRVPVDTFEPGTGHRPGSYRLTVDYRTLSGSPARLCLWQGGPDRCAELPRTVDGAQRHTLDTVVTPPADVRDLALYLYADGDDVGTTEVEYTGLRLTPVLPLTVRIDPAGPGAGPAVVAAEPDGAGRYRARLSGVGGPVAVALPDSADPRWELSGLPAGWSARPLTLDGYRAAWLVDGSGDADLRVAFGPDRWWRIALALSAATVLACVTVLLPRRRRTSPDPLLEPVRPPMPPVPSTPSTPSARPRIAVVVPTRDSVPQLGRLLDSLVQQREGLEVLVNEDERTSRPLAPALPAFHARGLDVRLARDNPSRAAGRRRGVRLTSAAVVLHLDSDMTAGPGLLDECRRLIEDEGYDALVIPEVSVGEGFWSRCKVLEKRCWDGDGAVESLRCLRRELYDRVGGHDEELVWSEDKDLDLRVRATGARIATTRSVLVHDEGRTTLRAAMRKKAHYAATAGRYAARHPRHFAAQAGPWRLPVLAARAWRLSRDPLLTAGLLLLKSCEFAAAGTALLVSALPGGRRGGRG from the coding sequence ATGAACCCGCCGCTGCTGGCGGTGGTGACGGGGGCGACGGCGGTGCTGGCGGTGGCGGCGGCACCGCTGACCGGCGGGCGGTGGCGGCCGGTGCTGGGGCTGGTGGGCCGGGCGCTGCCGCTGCTGGTGCTGGCGCAGCTGTGGTGGCTGGTGCCGCAGGCGGTGACGCTGTCCGGCGGCGGTGCGGGGACGGACTTCAGCGCGCAGACCAACGTGCAGGCGTGGGCGTGGACGCAGGTGCGCAACACGCTGCCCAACATCCTGGCGCTGAACGCCCACTGGGGGTGGACGCACCCCGAGTACTACCCGTTCGCGGCGGCGGTGGACCGGGCGCCATGGGGGGCGGCGCGCTGGGTCCCGGCGCTGCTGGCGCTGGCGGGGGCGGCGCTGCCGCCGGGGCCGCGCCGCACCCGGTGGGCGGTGCGGTCGCTGGCGGCGGCGACGGGGGTGCTGGTGCTACTGTGCAAGGGGCTGCACCCGCCGCTGGCGGCGGTCAACGGGTGGCTGTACGCGCACGTGCCGGGGATGTGGCTGTTCCGCGAGCCGATGAGCAAGTTCGGCGTGCTGCTGGTACTGGCGGTGGCGGTGCCGGCGGGTGCGGCGGTGCAGCGCGCCCTGGACGCCGGGCGCAGGGCCCCGGCGGTGGCCGCCGTCGCGGTGGCCGCCGCGCTGGCCCACCCGTGGCCGCTGTGGACGGGGGCGGTGGTCACCCAGGCGCGGCCGCCGCTGCCGTCCGCGTCGGTGGCCGTCCCGGCGGACTGGCAGCGGGTGGCGGACGCGGCGAACGGCTCGCCGGTGCCCGGGAAGGTGCTGGAACTGCCGTTGCAGGGCTACTACCAGGTGCTGACCGACTGGGGTTTCCACGGCGTGGACGACGTGCCGCGCAACCTGCTGACCCGGCCGCTGCTGCAGCGGTTGCCGGGCGGCTACTTCGACAACGCCTCCGGCCCGGCCCGGCTGCTCGCGCTGGCCGAGCGGAGCCTCGCGGCCGGGGACGGCGACGCCGCCACGGGCGCGCTGCGGGCGCTGGGCGTCGGCCAGGTGCTCCTGCGCCGGGACTTGCGCTCCACGGCGGGCGACGCCGTCACCGCCGACCCGGCGGTGCTCGGCGCGGCCCTGGACCGGCTGCCGGGGGCGCGCCGCGCCCTGGCCACGCCGGTCGCCGACCTGTACGAACTCCCGGCCCCCGGGGGCGGACCGGCCGCTCTGGTACTCGATCCGGCGGCCGATCCGCGCACCGCCGCCGAGGCCGCGCTGCACGGCGCGGCCACCACCGCCGACCCGGCGGTGCCGGTGGACGCGGCCCGACTCGCGTTCACCGCCCCGGCGCCGCCGAGGTGCGGCTGCGCGCGGACGGCGGCCCGTACGCGGCGCGCGCCGACCGGAGCGCGGGCACTGCGTACCTGCCCGCGCGCACCGAGCGGGGTGCGGCCGACGCCGGGCGGGCTGAGGTGGACGGCGTGCCCGCCCGGCCGCGCCGGAGCTGGACCTCGACCTGCCGGCCGGCGCCGAGCCGGCCGCGCTGCTGGTCGGCCCGGAGGTGCTGCCCTGGCAGCCGGGCTGGCCGGTGGCCGTCCGCCCGGGCGACCGCGTCGCGGTGGCCCTCGCCGACGGCCCCGGGCTGGCGGCCGACCTGCGGGCGCAGGCCGACGGCGGCTGCGGCGGCGTCACCTCCCGCGCGGAGGACGGAAGTTGGGCGCTGCGGGCGGAACAGGGTACCGCCTGTGTCCGGCTGCCGCTGGCCGGTCCGCCCGCCGACGGGCTGATCGAGGTCGCGGTGGAGTACCGGGGCGGCGCGCCCCGGATCTGCCTGTGGCAGGACGGCCCGGACCGGTGCGCGGTCGAGCGCGCGCTGCCGGCCGCCGCCGACTGGCGGAGCTTCCGCACCGTACTGCGGCTGGCCCCCGGCACCACCGGCGCCGTGCTGTACGGGTACGCCGACGCGGACGGCGCCCGCCCGGGCGACGCCGCCTACCAGCGCCGCGGGCCACCGCGTTGGCGTCGCCGCCGGGGCCGCGGCCCCGCCGACGGCCCGTCGCTGCCGCTCGGCCCGGCCCGCACCGGGTCACCGCCGATCCGGGCCTGCCCGCCGCCGGGGCGCCGGTGTTCAGCGCGCTGCAGGACTGCGGCCGCACCGACGGGCGCGGCTTCGCCGAGGCCGGCCTGTCCGCGACGGCGCTGGGCCCGGACGGCGTCCGGCTCACCGCCCGGGCCCACACCGCCTGCGTCCGCGTCCCCGTCGACACCTTCGAGCCCGGCACCGGCCACCGGCCCGGCAGCTACCGGCTGACCGTCGACTACCGCACGCTGAGCGGCAGTCCGGCCCGGCTGTGCCTGTGGCAGGGCGGCCCGGACCGGTGCGCGGAGCTGCCGCGCACCGTGGACGGCGCGCAGCGGCACACCCTGGACACGGTGGTCACCCCGCCCGCGGACGTCCGCGACCTGGCGCTGTACCTGTACGCCGACGGCGACGACGTGGGCACCACCGAGGTCGAGTACACCGGCCTGCGGCTGACGCCGGTGCTGCCGCTGACCGTCCGGATCGACCCCGCCGGGCCGGGCGCCGGGCCCGCCGTGGTGGCCGCCGAGCCGGACGGCGCCGGGCGCTACCGGGCCCGGCTGAGCGGGGTCGGCGGCCCGGTGGCGGTCGCGCTGCCGGACTCCGCCGACCCGCGCTGGGAGCTGTCCGGGCTGCCCGCCGGGTGGAGCGCCCGCCCGCTGACCCTGGACGGCTACCGGGCGGCCTGGCTGGTGGACGGGTCCGGCGACGCCGACCTGCGGGTCGCGTTCGGGCCGGACCGCTGGTGGCGGATCGCGCTCGCGCTGTCCGCCGCGACCGTGCTGGCCTGCGTCACCGTGCTGCTGCCGCGCCGCCGCCGCACCTCCCCCGATCCCCTCCTGGAACCCGTGAGGCCGCCGATGCCCCCCGTCCCGTCCACCCCGTCCACCCCGTCCGCCCGGCCGCGGATCGCCGTGGTCGTCCCCACCCGGGACAGCGTCCCGCAGCTCGGCCGGCTGCTCGACTCGCTGGTGCAGCAGCGCGAGGGCCTGGAGGTGCTGGTCAACGAGGACGAGCGGACCAGTCGGCCGCTCGCCCCCGCGCTGCCCGCCTTCCACGCCCGCGGCCTGGACGTCCGTCTGGCCCGCGACAACCCGTCCCGGGCCGCCGGGCGCCGCCGCGGGGTGCGGCTCACCAGTGCCGCCGTCGTCCTGCACCTGGACTCCGACATGACCGCCGGGCCCGGCCTGCTCGACGAGTGCCGCCGGCTGATCGAGGACGAGGGCTACGACGCCCTGGTGATCCCCGAGGTGTCGGTCGGCGAGGGCTTCTGGTCGCGCTGCAAGGTGCTGGAGAAGCGCTGCTGGGACGGTGACGGCGCCGTGGAGTCGCTGCGCTGCCTGCGCCGCGAGCTGTACGACCGGGTCGGCGGCCACGACGAGGAGCTGGTCTGGTCCGAGGACAAGGACCTCGACCTGCGGGTGCGCGCCACCGGCGCCCGGATCGCCACCACCCGCAGCGTCCTGGTCCACGACGAGGGCCGCACCACGCTGCGCGCCGCGATGCGCAAGAAGGCCCACTACGCGGCCACCGCCGGGCGCTACGCCGCCCGCCACCCCCGGCACTTCGCCGCCC
- a CDS encoding glycosyltransferase family 4 protein — protein sequence MRICVFNWKDTTHPEAGGAEVYTDEVVTRWAAAGHRVTLVTSAVPGAPGRESRGDVRIVRGGGRFGVYRAARQWYAAHGAGRFDLLVDEVNTRPFGCAAWSAGTPSVALVHQVAREIWDARFPAPLSWLGRYVAEPLWLRALRGTPVLTVSPSSRESLRAYGLHDLHLVPEGHTRRARPPVAREQAPTVAFLGRLSAVKQVDHVLAAFALLRRRMPQARLWVVGDGPERARLERLAPPGTVFHGRVPTARRDELLARAHVLVATSIREGWALVVDEAAAMGTPTIGYRRPGLCDSVPAAGGRLVAPHPAALARALAEELPGLVAAPAPAGWRAGAALGRGRGGRAAHRRRGRRPLPLPAPRSPAVPRSDHDRSHPAARPSPPRRAPPAVCCAPRAAWRTATVTRCCATPCRGWSRRCCRCCGSGPGGTSRRGTWARSGGRRWGRSWGASGATRSPAPAGRRTRWSGCRTCCWSGRAACSGWGRGWRRRCCTRWCWRGRRPGRRGWRRCGCGTRWRRRARGCWRW from the coding sequence ATGCGCATCTGCGTCTTCAACTGGAAGGACACCACCCACCCCGAGGCCGGCGGCGCCGAGGTGTACACCGACGAGGTGGTCACCCGGTGGGCCGCCGCCGGGCACCGGGTCACGCTGGTGACCTCGGCGGTGCCCGGGGCCCCCGGCCGGGAATCGCGGGGGGACGTGCGGATCGTCCGCGGCGGCGGCCGGTTCGGGGTGTACCGGGCGGCCCGGCAGTGGTACGCGGCGCACGGGGCCGGGCGGTTCGACCTGCTGGTGGACGAGGTGAACACCCGTCCGTTCGGCTGCGCCGCCTGGTCCGCGGGGACGCCGTCCGTCGCGCTGGTGCACCAGGTGGCGCGGGAGATCTGGGACGCCAGGTTCCCGGCGCCGCTGTCCTGGCTGGGCCGGTACGTCGCGGAGCCGCTCTGGCTGCGCGCCCTGCGCGGGACGCCGGTGCTGACCGTCTCGCCGTCCAGCCGGGAGTCGCTGCGCGCGTACGGGCTGCACGACCTGCACCTGGTGCCGGAGGGGCACACCCGGCGGGCCCGGCCGCCGGTGGCGCGGGAGCAGGCGCCGACGGTGGCGTTCCTGGGGCGGCTGTCGGCGGTGAAGCAGGTGGACCACGTGCTGGCGGCGTTCGCGCTGCTGCGCCGCCGGATGCCGCAGGCCCGGCTGTGGGTCGTCGGCGACGGCCCGGAGCGGGCCCGGCTGGAGCGGCTGGCACCGCCGGGGACGGTGTTCCACGGGCGGGTGCCGACCGCGCGGCGGGACGAACTGCTGGCGCGGGCGCACGTGTTGGTGGCGACCTCGATCCGGGAGGGCTGGGCGCTGGTGGTGGATGAGGCCGCGGCGATGGGCACCCCGACGATCGGCTACCGGCGTCCGGGCCTGTGCGACTCGGTGCCGGCCGCGGGGGGCCGGCTGGTCGCCCCGCATCCGGCGGCGCTGGCCCGGGCGCTGGCCGAGGAGCTGCCCGGCCTGGTCGCCGCTCCGGCGCCGGCCGGCTGGCGGGCGGGCGCTGCCCTGGGACGAGGTCGCGGAGGCCGTGCTGCGCACCGCCGTCGCGGCCGTCGGCCGCTCCCGCTGCCCGCCCCGCGGTCTCCGGCGGTGCCGCGCAGTGACCACGACCGTTCCCACCCCGCCGCCCGGCCGTCGCCGCCGCGCCGCGCTCCGCCCGCCGTCTGCTGCGCACCGCGCGCGGCCTGGCGTACCGCCACCGTGACGCGCTGCTGCGCCACGCCCTGCCGGGGCTGGTCGCGGCGGTGCTGCCGCTGCTGTGGTTCCGGCCCGGGCGGGACTTCGCGACGGGGGACGTGGGCCCGTTCCGGCGGGAGGCGCTGGGGGCGGAGCTGGGGAGCGTCTGGGGCCACCAGATCACCGGCACCGGCGGGCCGTCGTACGAGGTGGTCCGGCTGCCGGACCTGCTGCTGGTCCGGGCGTGCGGCCTGTTCGGGCTGGGGCCGGGGGTGGCGCAGGCGGTGCTGTACGCGCTGGTGCTGGCGGGGGCGGCGACCGGGGCGGCGCGGCTGGCGTCGGTGTGGCTGCGGCACCCGCTGGCGGCGGCGTGCGCGGGGCTGCTGGCGGTGGTGA
- a CDS encoding glycosyltransferase family 2 protein, with the protein MPGPPAGPGADPRPLLLRAVRYAALAVLVAAPAAVPLARVLRLPGPLPVLLTLAVLVPSTAVAVLWAHALGSRGPLAASWPLLGGASVRLLAAGGALWWGAGVSAVLAATLLGECVAALLLAVRLPARRAGGEPLRVRPRVLVRAVTGFAGLWVLTGADLLCARHWLSAESAGGYGAGAQLAKASLACANLIVLLLIGRLASADRRTATRALTRALGAAVLAGAGVALVLAVGGGTVLPLVFGPGFAVGPGLGLLLGIDATALLVLTVLLHYRAAHGGAPLGGWAGAAAFPPLVALFPATAQGIAAAHALAVLLAVACALPGTGLRLGPRPRAGTGTGRVLPVARAEHELDRAARVEISVVVPYYNPGPAVARHLSGLLRVLDRHGASYEVLAVDDGCTDGSRRRVARLGHRRLRLLGHAANRGKGAALRTGFRQCRGRWIAFIDADGDLPAELLPGLLDAARRAGADAAVGVKHLQHGRVRRLCSGAFRLLARVLFRLPVRDTQTGLKVFRREALAGVLPLCREDGFVFDLELLALLHRYGHRRIAEVPVAVRPRTGSTVRPTTALRMLAEALRLGARLHLTPRTTPAPTDPRHLLRALPDNAG; encoded by the coding sequence GTGCCGGGGCCGCCGGCCGGGCCCGGGGCCGACCCGCGTCCGCTGCTGCTGCGGGCCGTCCGGTACGCCGCGCTGGCCGTGCTGGTGGCCGCGCCCGCCGCCGTTCCGCTCGCGCGGGTGCTGCGGCTGCCCGGGCCGCTGCCGGTGCTGCTGACGCTGGCGGTGCTGGTGCCGAGCACGGCGGTGGCGGTGCTGTGGGCGCACGCGCTGGGCAGCCGGGGGCCGCTGGCCGCGTCCTGGCCGCTGCTGGGCGGGGCGTCCGTCCGGCTGCTGGCGGCCGGGGGCGCGCTGTGGTGGGGGGCGGGGGTGAGCGCCGTGCTGGCGGCCACCCTGCTCGGGGAGTGCGTGGCCGCGCTGCTGCTGGCCGTCCGGCTGCCCGCCCGGCGGGCGGGCGGGGAGCCGCTGCGGGTCCGGCCCCGGGTCCTGGTGCGCGCGGTGACCGGGTTCGCCGGGCTGTGGGTGCTGACCGGCGCGGACCTGCTGTGCGCCCGGCACTGGCTGAGCGCCGAGTCGGCGGGCGGGTACGGCGCGGGCGCGCAGCTCGCCAAGGCCTCGCTGGCCTGCGCCAACCTGATCGTGCTGCTGCTGATCGGCCGACTGGCCTCCGCGGACCGCCGCACCGCGACCCGCGCGCTCACCCGCGCGCTGGGCGCCGCCGTGCTGGCGGGGGCGGGCGTGGCGCTGGTGCTCGCGGTCGGCGGCGGCACGGTGCTGCCGCTGGTCTTCGGCCCGGGTTTCGCCGTCGGCCCCGGCCTCGGCCTGCTGCTGGGCATCGACGCGACCGCGCTGCTGGTGCTGACCGTGCTGCTGCACTACCGGGCCGCGCACGGCGGCGCCCCGCTCGGCGGCTGGGCGGGGGCGGCCGCGTTCCCGCCGCTGGTCGCGCTCTTCCCCGCCACCGCGCAGGGCATCGCCGCCGCGCACGCGCTGGCCGTGCTGCTGGCCGTGGCCTGCGCGCTGCCCGGCACCGGCCTGCGCCTGGGCCCGCGCCCCCGCGCCGGGACCGGGACCGGCCGGGTGCTGCCCGTGGCCCGCGCCGAGCACGAACTCGACCGCGCCGCCCGGGTCGAGATCAGCGTGGTCGTCCCGTACTACAACCCGGGCCCGGCCGTCGCCCGGCACCTGTCCGGGCTGTTGCGGGTGCTGGACCGGCACGGCGCCAGCTACGAGGTGCTGGCCGTCGACGACGGGTGCACCGACGGCAGCCGGCGCCGGGTCGCCCGGCTCGGGCACCGCCGGCTGCGGCTGCTCGGGCACGCCGCCAACCGGGGCAAGGGCGCCGCGCTGCGCACCGGGTTCCGGCAGTGCCGGGGGCGCTGGATCGCCTTCATCGACGCCGACGGCGACCTGCCGGCCGAGCTGCTGCCCGGCCTGCTGGACGCCGCCCGCCGGGCCGGTGCGGACGCCGCCGTCGGGGTCAAGCACCTCCAGCACGGGCGGGTCCGGCGGCTGTGCTCGGGGGCGTTCCGGCTGCTCGCCCGGGTGCTGTTCCGGCTGCCGGTGCGCGACACCCAGACCGGGCTGAAGGTGTTCCGCCGCGAGGCGCTGGCCGGGGTGCTGCCGCTGTGCCGCGAGGACGGCTTCGTCTTCGACCTGGAGCTGCTCGCCCTGCTGCACCGGTACGGCCACCGCCGGATCGCCGAGGTCCCGGTCGCCGTCCGCCCCCGCACCGGCAGCACCGTCCGCCCCACCACCGCCCTGCGGATGCTCGCCGAAGCCCTCCGCCTCGGCGCCCGCCTCCACCTCACCCCCCGCACCACCCCCGCCCCCACCGACCCCCGCCACCTCCTGCGCGCCCTCCCCGACAACGCGGGCTGA
- a CDS encoding FkbM family methyltransferase yields the protein MARELRRRAADAVVRAGRSCFKGTAVGRLPLAGTVLRWFVQAGHGDGEVLAAFRGLELAVPTASASIAAGLLGGFYEERELDLFEQLCARRRTVVDVGANLGAYACLAARAMPADGLLVCYEPAPGNLARLEANLRRNPGRPGPAVRIEPHAVGPCEGRTTLRLAEDIGLHRVAAGDTAGHGGGGGGGLAVRQVALDARLPVLFAEHGGPRPVDVLKIDVEGYDVHALRGARRLLVRDRPVLFAEFCPPQLAGCGADAEEFVELLAEAYEEIHVVDTARRTVTACAPSALLAPTYRSRLVNVVAAGRDEDRALLARWAGRKARGRSQPVR from the coding sequence ATGGCACGGGAGTTGCGCAGGCGGGCGGCGGACGCGGTGGTGCGGGCGGGCCGGTCGTGCTTCAAGGGCACGGCGGTGGGCCGGCTGCCGCTGGCCGGGACGGTGCTGCGCTGGTTCGTGCAGGCCGGGCACGGCGACGGCGAGGTCCTGGCGGCGTTCCGCGGCCTGGAACTGGCGGTGCCGACCGCCAGCGCGTCGATCGCGGCGGGCCTGCTCGGCGGCTTCTACGAGGAGCGCGAACTCGACCTGTTCGAGCAGTTGTGCGCGCGGCGCCGCACCGTCGTCGACGTCGGGGCCAACCTCGGCGCGTACGCCTGCCTGGCGGCCCGCGCGATGCCCGCCGACGGCCTGCTGGTCTGCTACGAGCCCGCCCCCGGCAACCTGGCCCGGCTGGAGGCCAACCTGCGCCGCAACCCCGGCCGCCCCGGCCCCGCCGTCCGGATCGAGCCGCACGCGGTCGGCCCGTGCGAGGGCCGCACCACCCTGCGGCTGGCCGAGGACATCGGACTGCACCGGGTCGCCGCCGGAGACACGGCCGGGCACGGGGGCGGGGGCGGGGGCGGGCTGGCGGTGCGTCAGGTCGCGCTGGACGCCCGGCTGCCGGTGCTGTTCGCCGAACACGGCGGGCCGCGCCCGGTGGACGTGCTGAAGATCGACGTCGAGGGCTACGACGTGCACGCGCTGCGCGGCGCCCGCCGCCTGCTGGTGCGCGACCGGCCGGTGCTGTTCGCCGAGTTCTGCCCGCCGCAACTGGCCGGGTGCGGGGCGGACGCCGAGGAGTTCGTCGAACTGCTGGCCGAGGCGTACGAGGAGATCCACGTGGTGGACACCGCGCGGCGCACCGTCACCGCCTGCGCCCCGTCCGCGCTGCTCGCCCCGACCTACCGCTCCCGGCTGGTCAACGTGGTCGCGGCGGGCCGGGACGAGGACCGCGCGCTGCTGGCCCGCTGGGCCGGGCGGAAGGCCCGCGGGCGGAGCCAGCCGGTGCGTTAG
- a CDS encoding universal stress protein, which translates to MVGLAGDSSLAAVEFALAEAARSGGRVRAVHGWEMVPLLAAAPGWLPPNPDADHQGEQIEADLDRMLAPVRAAFPDVDLRVEAGLGGATGALLAAAEHADLLVIGRHPHLFGHRLGPVVHAAVRHSTAPVVLVPHE; encoded by the coding sequence GTGGTGGGCCTGGCGGGCGACTCCTCGCTGGCCGCCGTCGAGTTCGCGCTCGCCGAGGCGGCCCGCTCGGGCGGCCGGGTGCGGGCGGTGCACGGCTGGGAGATGGTGCCGCTGCTGGCGGCCGCGCCCGGCTGGCTGCCGCCGAACCCGGACGCCGACCACCAGGGCGAGCAGATCGAGGCCGACCTGGACCGGATGCTGGCCCCCGTCCGGGCCGCCTTCCCGGACGTCGACCTGCGCGTCGAGGCCGGTCTCGGCGGCGCCACGGGCGCGCTGCTCGCCGCCGCCGAGCACGCCGACCTGCTGGTGATCGGCCGCCACCCGCACCTGTTCGGCCACCGCCTCGGCCCGGTCGTCCACGCCGCCGTCCGGCACAGCACGGCCCCCGTGGTCCTGGTCCCGCACGAGTGA
- a CDS encoding ABC transporter substrate-binding protein: MNPTPRAKSVMAALLLAGLCASVSACTNQGDSGSSGHTAAAPDNTAAAQQVVSPTASAAGPGCTADTYGAPKLDLTDGKTVVGFSQSESTSNPFRAAETASIEAEAKKLGVKLIERNANADVNAQNAQIQDMIAQGAQVLIVAPENSDGLGPALAAAKAKKIPVLTIDRTVGGAACSDFVAFIGSDFYGQAKIAADDLAGATGGQAHVAILQGTPGNNVSADRTKGFTDQLAAKYPNMQVVASQTANFDQTEGQKVMEQLLQAHSDINAVYAENDGMALGAIQAMRSAGKTPGKDIKIVSIDGIRQAVQGVVDGQLVADIETNPRFGPLAFQSLKDFYGTAGVQPKVIIKDGHFTADSAKQALDQGLVY; the protein is encoded by the coding sequence ATGAACCCCACCCCGCGCGCCAAGTCCGTCATGGCCGCACTGCTCCTCGCCGGGCTGTGCGCGTCGGTGTCCGCCTGCACCAACCAGGGCGACAGCGGCTCCTCCGGGCACACCGCCGCCGCCCCCGACAACACCGCGGCCGCCCAGCAGGTCGTCTCGCCCACGGCGTCGGCCGCCGGGCCGGGCTGCACCGCGGACACCTACGGCGCGCCGAAGCTCGACCTGACCGACGGCAAGACGGTCGTCGGCTTCTCGCAGTCGGAGTCCACCAGCAACCCGTTCCGGGCCGCCGAGACCGCCAGCATCGAGGCGGAGGCCAAGAAGCTCGGCGTGAAGCTGATCGAGCGCAACGCCAACGCCGACGTCAACGCCCAGAACGCGCAGATCCAGGACATGATCGCGCAGGGCGCCCAGGTGCTGATCGTCGCCCCGGAGAACTCCGACGGCCTGGGCCCGGCGCTGGCCGCCGCCAAGGCCAAGAAGATCCCGGTGCTGACCATCGACCGCACCGTCGGCGGCGCCGCCTGCTCCGACTTCGTCGCCTTCATCGGCTCCGACTTCTACGGCCAGGCCAAGATCGCCGCCGACGACCTGGCCGGCGCCACCGGCGGCCAGGCGCACGTGGCGATCCTCCAGGGCACCCCCGGCAACAACGTCTCGGCCGACCGCACCAAGGGCTTCACCGACCAGCTCGCCGCCAAGTACCCGAACATGCAGGTGGTGGCCTCCCAGACGGCGAACTTCGACCAGACCGAGGGCCAGAAGGTGATGGAGCAGCTGCTCCAGGCCCACTCCGACATCAACGCCGTGTACGCCGAGAACGACGGCATGGCGCTCGGCGCGATCCAGGCCATGCGCTCGGCCGGGAAGACCCCCGGCAAGGACATCAAGATCGTGTCCATCGACGGCATCCGGCAGGCCGTGCAGGGCGTGGTCGACGGGCAGCTGGTCGCCGACATCGAGACCAACCCGCGGTTCGGCCCGCTCGCCTTCCAGTCGCTGAAGGACTTCTACGGCACCGCCGGGGTCCAGCCCAAGGTGATCATCAAGGACGGCCACTTCACCGCGGACAGCGCCAAGCAGGCGCTCGACCAGGGCCTGGTGTACTGA